One genomic window of Salmo salar chromosome ssa12, Ssal_v3.1, whole genome shotgun sequence includes the following:
- the fmoda gene encoding fibromodulin, whose protein sequence is MSGLCVFLLACVLPLSLASPDRQDPFLWLSALRGRGYVEGSLLADTTGGECPAECDCPPSFPIAMYCDGRGLTAMPNVPSRMKYLYLQHNEISAMPDSALANATNLVWVMMHHNALSTDKIGKRVFAKLQGLERLYLQHNNLTRVPPNLPRSLRDLRLNNNNINKITPAALDGMDNLTILYLHDNALTEMGMSLRGLNSLTLLDVSGNKLKKVPDSLPERLHQLYLESNAISAVPEGFLSKFSQLQYIRMAHNQLTDNGIPPNTFNVSGLVELDLSFNQLERIPLVSQTLEHLYLQANHIKEFTLGSFCGVVDIMNFSKLRTLRLEGNEISTGDVPSESALCLRLANSIDV, encoded by the exons ATGAGTGGATTGTGTGTGTTCCTCTTGGCGTGCGTCCTGCCGCTATCCCTCGCCTCGCCAGACAGGCAGGACCCGTTCCTCTGGCTGTCCGCCCTGCGTGGTCGTGGTTATGTCGAGGGCTCCCTATTGGCTGACACCACCGGAGGGGAGTGTCCTGCGGAGTGTGACTGCCCACCATCCTTCCCCATCGCTATGTACTGTGACGGGCGTGGCTTGACAGCCATGCCCAATGTGCCCTCCAGGATGAAGTATCTGTACCTGCAGCACAATGAGATCTCCGCCATGCCAGACTCTGCCCTGGCCAATGCCACCAACCTTGTCTGGGTCATGATGCATCACAACGCGCTGTCTACGGACAAAATCGGCAAGAGG GTGTTTGCCAAGCTGCAGGGGTTGGAGCGTCTGTACCTTCAACATAATAACCTGACTCGTGTTCCCCCCAACCTGCCGCGCTCACTACGGGACCTcagactcaacaacaacaacatcaacaag ATAACACCAGCGGCCCTTGATGGCATGGACAACCTGACCATCCTGTATCTCCATGATAACGCTCTGACAGAGATGGGCATGTCTCTGAGGGGTTTGAACTCACTCACTCTGCTTGATGTCAGCGGCAACAAGCTGAAGAAG GTACCAGATAGTCTCCCAGAGCGCCTCCACCAGCTGTACCTGGAGTCCAACGCCATCAGTGCTGTCCCAGAGGGTTTCCTCAGTAAGTTCTCTCAGCTGCAGTACATCCGCATGGCCCACAACCAGCTGACCGACAATGGCATCCCCCCCAACACCTTCAACGTGTCTGGCCTGGTGGAGCTGGACCTCAGCTTCAACCAACTGGAGAGGATCCCCCTCGTCAGCCAGACGCTTGAGCACCTCTACCTGCAGGCCAACCACATCAAAG AGTTTACCCTGGGGAGTTTCTGTGGTGTCGTGGACATAATGAACTTCTCCAAGCTGAGGACACTGCGTCTGGAGGGGAATGAGATCAGCACCGGCGATGTCCCCTCGGAGTCGGCACTCTGTCTGCGTCTGGCTAACAGCATTGATGTGTAA